Within Anaerolineales bacterium, the genomic segment TCGGCATCCTCGGGGACCCGCTTCTGGACAAGGGGCGCGTAGCGATCCTCAGCGTCTTCCCTGAGTCTCCGGCAGCTTTCGGCGGGCTTCAACCGCACGACAGCATCCTGGCCGCCGATGGGGTCCCGATCGTGGAGGACGGAGTGGCCTACACGCACCGTGTGCGCGGCCCGGAGTGTTCGGCGACGGTCCTGACCATCCAATCGCCCGGCCAGGCCCCGCGGGATGTCACGTTCGTCCGAGAGCGCGTGACCACATCGTTGCTGATCGATGCCCGTTTGGTGCCGACAACGGACGGGGCGAGGATCGGCTACATCTTCCTTCCTACGTTCTTCGACCAGACGATCACCGACCAGCTACGCCGGGCTCTGCAGGATTTCGGTCCTCTGGATGGCCTGATCCTCGACAACCGGATGAACGGCGGGGGCAGCAGCACGGTGGTGGAACCGATCCTGGGCTTCTTCACTTCGGGGGTCGTCGGGCATTTCGTCAGCCTGAAAGAGGAACGCCCGCTCGAAGTGGTGGCGGATCCGGTCCAGAACTCGCAGGATGTCCCCCTGGTCGTGCTCGTCGGCGAAGACACGGTCAGTTTCGGCGAGATCTTCTCCGGCGCGCTGCACGACCTTGGGCGATCGTCGACCATCGGCCAGACCACGCTGGGGAATGTCGAGACATTGCACGGATATGACATGCCGGAC encodes:
- a CDS encoding S41 family peptidase, with translation PASPTSSPTAIPSPTPTATPIPASYIPPQCAAVPVATTVAQPTPALEQDPPISTEEQLVVLDALVASISDVYLYPDILEGEWPTTVGAARARIQAGLETEAFYQEMSDLVTTLGDEHSEFQSPAEVAAAEAALAGSNDYVGIGILGDPLLDKGRVAILSVFPESPAAFGGLQPHDSILAADGVPIVEDGVAYTHRVRGPECSATVLTIQSPGQAPRDVTFVRERVTTSLLIDARLVPTTDGARIGYIFLPTFFDQTITDQLRRALQDFGPLDGLILDNRMNGGGSSTVVEPILGFFTSGVVGHFVSLKEERPLEVVADPVQNSQDVPLVVLVGEDTVSFGEIFSGALHDLGRSSTIGQTTLGNVETLHGYDMPDGSKVWIAEERFDPLYSDTDWEAEGLVPEIEVIAAWDTFTFNNDPAIAAALELLGHR